One Spea bombifrons isolate aSpeBom1 chromosome 1, aSpeBom1.2.pri, whole genome shotgun sequence DNA window includes the following coding sequences:
- the SPARCL1 gene encoding SPARC-like protein 1: MKDGSQEKGKEFATITNDHSKGPSSGFDIFDLEGEISNSETLPIKYLLNLEKNARDQKGSHILEMDETSNGSNQPYDLIENQDVNEDYADGNTESVVFIQGSEQSTSNEEESEDSLLSDDKSENYEPVLMKSGVKNEELYANDKGEYTDIPGKPYNKKHLKYILNMTQSEVEDEQKHKNETETKLNKEPNGQIIARPFGVRLSENNSYDDKDNKELTDKVLKNYFSLEENDTVLESFQLGDSVLRIGSEKNVSEENDTIQSAAEDVLQINGTNDNYGNQNSTAGKVVRVKVISQEPTIQENYTSLQDINGRQPKHTSHAFNNNQDQAEKIVVEKLFVDPCMNLHCKRGKICEMDLQGNPSCVCQEPKFCPPGNVNDHVCGTDNKTYDSPCHLFGTKCKLEGTKEGSHLHLDYQGHCKSIPPCSEYELALFPYRMRDWLKNVLVQLYERDLENSGFLSDKQRDKVKKIYENEKRLLEGDHNIDLLLRDFKKNYYMYVYPVHWQFNQLDRNLMDRLLTRSELAPLRVPLVPMEHCVTAFFQKCNTNKDKHISLTEWCQCFGIREDDINEDLLF, translated from the exons TTAAATATTTGCTGAACCTGGAAAAGAATGCAAGAGATCAGAAAGGATCACACATTTTGGAGATGGATGAGACATCCAATGGCAGTAATCAACCTTATGATCTAATTGAAAACCAAGATGTCAATGAAGATTATGCTGACGGGAACACAGAGTCAGTTGTCTTTATTCAAGGTAGTGAACAGTCTACAAGTAATGAGGAGGAAAGTGAAGATAGTCTTCTGTCCGATGACAAATCAGAAAATTATGAACCTGTTTTAATGAAATCCGGCGTTAAGAATGAAGAGCTCTATGCCAATGATAAAggggagtatactgatattccAGGCAAGCCATAcaataagaaacatttaaagtatattttaaacatgacTCAGTCTGAGGTGGAAGAtgagcaaaaacacaaaaatgaaacAGAGACAAAGCTGAACAAAGAACCAAACGGACAAATTATTGCACGTCCTTTTGGTGTCAGATTATCAGAAAATAACAGTTATGATGATAAAGATAATAAAGAGTTAACTGATAAAGTActaaaaaactatttcagccttGAGGAAAATGACACAGTACTGGAAAGTTTCCAGCTGGGCGACAGTGTTCTTCGAATTGGCAGTGAGAAAAACGTAAGTGAAGAAAACGATACCATACAAAGTGCTGCAGAGGATGTTCTTCAGATTAATGGAACAAACGACAATTATGGGAATCAAAACAGTACTGCTGGAAAAGTGGTTAGAGTTAAAGTTATAAGTCAAGAACCAACTATTCAAGAGAATTACACAAGTCTTCAAGACATTAATGGAAGACAACCAAAGCATACTAGCCAT GCCTTTAATAACAATCAGGACCAGGCTGAGAAAATTGTTGTGGAGAAACTCTTTGTTG ATCCTTGCATGAACTTGCATTGTAAAAGGGGAAAGATATGTGAAATGGACTTACAAGGCAACCCTAGCTGTGTTTGTCAGGAGCCAAAGTTCTGCCCTCCCGGAAATGTTAATGATCAT GTCTGTGGTACTGATAACAAAACCTATGACAGCCCCTGCCACCTTTTTGGTACTAAGTGCAAACTTGAAGGAACCAAGGAAGGCAGTCACCTACATCTTGATTATCAAGGGCACTGTAAAT CTATACCGCCTTGCTCAGAGTACGAATTAGCTCTTTTCCCCTATAGAATGAGAGACTGGCTAAAAAATGTGCTTGTACAACTTTATGAAAGGGATTTGGAGAACTCTGGGTTTCTGTCAGACAAGCAAAGAGACAAG gtaaaaaaaatatatgaaaatgagAAACGTCTTCTGGAAGGTGATCATAACATTGACCTCCTGTTAAGAGATTTCAAGAAAAACtattacatgtatgtgtatccAGTTCACTGGCAGTTTAACCAACTTGATCGGAATTTGATGGACAG gTTGCTCACACGCTCAGAGTTAGCGCCGCTTCGTGTTCCCTTGGTTCCAATGGAGCATTGTGTGACTGCATTCTTCCAGAAATGTAACACTAACAAAGACAAACACATTTCTCTCACAGAGTGGTGCCAGTGCTTTGGGATTAGAGAAG